One Thermoanaerobacter pseudethanolicus ATCC 33223 DNA window includes the following coding sequences:
- a CDS encoding chemotaxis protein CheA, translated as MENNQYIDIFIEESQEHIENLNSNLLLLENDPKNRQIIDEIFRSAHTLKGMAATMGFENMNKLAHKMEDVLQEVKNGELNISHPIMDILFKCVDTLSEMLDSISQTGEDNVPIDELMFLLSGVSSKSKNKEPVVEKENNVSSSDTLLNVYEEDIIREAVKDNYKAYKITVHIDKGCVMKSARAFIIFNSLDEIGDIINSFPSVEDIEDEKFEESFTVHIITKEDKESIEKRLLSIAEVNKVEVELINIDLNKEGETFVKEASFSQSQSFENIKKSQSNNKTSKSVRVDIDRLDNLMNLVSELIIIKTRLEGLEADNRNSETASAIEYLERITTNLHDAVMKVRMVPVERVFNRFPRMVRDLSYELGKKIILNMYGQDTEVDRTVIDEIGDPLIHLIRNSIDHGIEMPQERLQKGKPEQGTINLRAYHEGNNVIIEVSDDGRGIDIEKVKAKAVEKGIYTAEQVNDLSKDKILDLLFRPGFSTSDKVTDISGRGVGLDVVKNKIESLNGSIEILSEINKGTKFIIKLPLTLAIIQALLVKVGDEKFAIPLNSISEIVHKKEEEIHNVQGKEVVLFRGKVIPIIRLNEVLETKKISNNGNLVCVIIKKGENLACCTVDELIGQQEIVIKSLGKYLSNVKVIAGATILGDGQVALIVDANNLF; from the coding sequence ATGGAAAATAATCAATACATCGATATATTTATTGAAGAATCACAAGAGCATATAGAAAATTTAAATAGCAATTTATTGCTTTTGGAAAATGACCCTAAAAATAGGCAAATAATCGATGAGATTTTTAGGTCTGCCCATACTTTAAAGGGTATGGCTGCTACTATGGGCTTTGAAAACATGAATAAATTAGCTCATAAAATGGAGGATGTATTACAAGAGGTAAAAAATGGCGAATTAAACATTTCTCATCCCATCATGGATATTCTCTTTAAGTGTGTAGATACCTTAAGTGAGATGCTGGATTCAATATCACAAACAGGAGAAGATAATGTACCTATTGATGAGTTGATGTTTTTACTTTCGGGCGTTAGTTCTAAATCTAAAAATAAAGAGCCTGTTGTAGAAAAAGAAAATAATGTTTCCAGTAGCGATACATTATTGAACGTATACGAAGAAGATATAATAAGAGAGGCAGTAAAAGATAATTACAAAGCATATAAGATAACAGTACATATTGACAAAGGATGTGTTATGAAATCCGCTCGTGCTTTTATAATCTTTAATAGTTTAGATGAAATAGGAGACATAATAAATTCTTTTCCTTCTGTAGAAGACATTGAAGATGAAAAATTTGAGGAGAGTTTCACTGTTCACATCATTACAAAAGAGGATAAAGAAAGTATTGAAAAAAGATTACTGTCTATCGCTGAGGTCAACAAGGTGGAAGTGGAACTAATAAATATTGATTTAAATAAAGAAGGAGAAACATTTGTCAAGGAGGCATCTTTTTCACAATCTCAAAGTTTTGAGAACATAAAAAAATCTCAAAGCAATAATAAAACTTCAAAAAGTGTAAGAGTAGATATCGACAGATTGGATAATTTAATGAATTTAGTAAGTGAACTTATAATCATAAAAACCCGCCTTGAAGGATTAGAGGCAGATAACAGGAACTCTGAAACTGCAAGTGCTATTGAATATTTAGAAAGAATAACTACTAATTTACATGATGCTGTTATGAAGGTAAGAATGGTACCGGTTGAAAGAGTATTCAATAGATTCCCAAGAATGGTAAGGGATTTATCTTACGAGTTAGGCAAAAAAATTATTCTCAATATGTATGGACAAGATACAGAAGTAGATAGAACTGTTATAGATGAAATCGGTGACCCTTTAATTCACCTCATAAGAAATTCTATTGATCATGGTATCGAAATGCCACAAGAAAGGTTGCAAAAAGGGAAACCAGAACAAGGTACTATTAATTTGAGAGCTTATCATGAAGGTAATAATGTCATAATAGAAGTTAGTGATGATGGAAGAGGAATTGATATAGAAAAAGTCAAAGCAAAAGCAGTAGAGAAAGGCATTTACACTGCTGAGCAAGTAAATGACCTTTCGAAAGATAAAATTTTGGACCTTTTATTTAGGCCAGGTTTTAGTACTTCTGACAAAGTTACAGATATTTCTGGCAGAGGCGTAGGATTAGATGTAGTAAAAAATAAAATCGAATCTTTAAACGGCTCAATTGAAATATTATCAGAAATAAATAAGGGAACAAAATTTATAATTAAACTTCCTCTTACTTTAGCAATTATACAAGCTTTATTAGTAAAAGTAGGAGATGAAAAATTTGCAATTCCCCTTAATTCAATTTCAGAAATAGTTCATAAAAAAGAGGAAGAAATACACAATGTTCAAGGAAAGGAAGTAGTTCTTTTTAGAGGAAAGGTAATTCCAATAATAAGATTAAATGAAGTATTAGAAACCAAAAAGATTTCTAATAATGGAAATTTGGTGTGTGTAATCATCAAAAAAGGAGAAAATTTAGCATGCTGTACTGTAGATGAATTAATTGGCCAGCAAGAGATAGTCATAAAATCATTAGGGAAGTATCTTTCTAATGTCAAAGTTATTGCAGGAGCTACAATATTGGGAGATGGCCAGGTAGCCTTGATTGTCGATGCCAACAATTTGTTTTAA
- a CDS encoding CheB methylesterase domain-containing protein: MKNDCLVIIGASTGGPKALQYILTNLPKDLFASVIVVQHMPEKFTRMMAERLDQSCKIKVKEAVDGEVILKNVAYIAPGDKNLLLIEENDKIKIKLSTNFESVYKPSIDATFISASQINACIIAVILTGMGSDGSKGLKYLKEKGSFIICQDIESSLAKGMPYNAIKTGFVDKILPLDKIPAEIIEKVRGFYGK, from the coding sequence ATGAAAAATGATTGTCTTGTTATAATAGGGGCTTCTACTGGGGGGCCTAAAGCACTGCAATATATATTAACAAATTTACCAAAGGACCTTTTTGCTTCAGTAATTGTAGTACAACATATGCCAGAAAAATTTACTAGAATGATGGCAGAAAGATTAGACCAAAGTTGCAAGATCAAAGTAAAAGAAGCAGTAGATGGAGAGGTAATTTTGAAAAATGTAGCTTATATTGCACCTGGCGATAAAAATTTATTATTAATTGAAGAAAATGATAAAATAAAAATTAAACTTTCTACGAATTTTGAATCTGTTTATAAACCTTCTATTGATGCTACTTTTATAAGTGCTTCCCAAATAAATGCCTGCATAATAGCTGTTATTTTGACAGGTATGGGAAGTGATGGTTCAAAAGGACTTAAATATTTAAAAGAGAAAGGAAGTTTTATTATATGTCAGGATATCGAATCTTCTCTGGCAAAAGGAATGCCTTATAACGCTATAAAAACAGGATTTGTTGATAAAATCCTTCCTTTGGATAAAATTCCAGCAGAAATAATTGAGAAGGTGAGGGGATTTTATGGAAAATAA
- a CDS encoding flagellar brake protein: MNEINLLPGQKLRIGLNNGKTMYSSQVQDISKNGTILIDTPVYSGHLVPVRIGSIIQVIYFTKQGLFTFYAKVLNRFSGKLALLEIMPISSVERLQRRQYFRLEKVIPFTYTIIGEEEDKVYKGLIQDISGGGLKCKVDKKLEVGTVINCVFTLDQEITVSGKVVRYEELLEKGYEIGVCYVDIDEKVREKIISYIFEEQRKSRQKGIE; this comes from the coding sequence ATGAATGAGATAAATTTACTACCGGGGCAAAAATTGAGGATAGGTTTAAACAATGGCAAGACCATGTACTCATCTCAAGTACAGGATATTTCCAAAAATGGAACTATATTAATTGATACTCCAGTATACAGTGGACATTTAGTTCCTGTGAGAATAGGTTCAATAATCCAAGTAATTTATTTTACAAAACAAGGTTTGTTTACCTTTTACGCGAAGGTTTTAAATAGATTTTCTGGAAAACTTGCTCTTTTAGAAATAATGCCTATAAGCAGTGTGGAAAGATTGCAAAGGAGACAATATTTTAGATTAGAAAAAGTGATTCCATTTACTTACACCATTATTGGAGAAGAAGAAGATAAGGTTTATAAAGGCCTTATTCAAGATATAAGTGGTGGAGGATTAAAATGTAAGGTAGATAAAAAATTAGAGGTAGGGACTGTCATAAATTGTGTTTTTACATTAGATCAAGAGATAACAGTAAGCGGAAAAGTAGTGAGATATGAAGAATTATTAGAAAAGGGATATGAAATTGGCGTCTGTTATGTGGACATTGATGAAAAAGTAAGAGAAAAGATTATAAGCTATATCTTTGAAGAACAGAGAAAAAGTAGACAAAAAGGGATTGAATGA